In Chitinophaga nivalis, a single genomic region encodes these proteins:
- a CDS encoding HesA/MoeB/ThiF family protein, with the protein MQRYDRQTRLEGFGPEKQALLQQAKVLVIGAGGLGVPVLQYLTAMGVGTIGIVEHDTVSITNLQRQVLYTTADEGKPKVQLAAQRLQQLNPEVQHRIHDTWITPENAVDLIRAYDVVVDCSDNFGTRYLVNDAAVIAGKPLVYGAIYKYEGQVSVFNYQEGATYRCLFPEAPESGEMLNCSEIGVLGVLPGIIGAYQANETVKVITGIGTPLSNQLLTIDTLHNTHQVFQIIPVAANRQLTSLQPQYEQPVCAVAGLQSLSVQQLHKWLQKNNGLQLLDVREDEEWDICHIPQAQHIPMSQVLQQLTALRPEAPLAVLCHHGMRSRAVGLRLVELGFKAVYNVEGGIHAWAVAIDRQMQTY; encoded by the coding sequence ATGCAGAGATATGACCGACAGACAAGATTGGAAGGATTTGGCCCGGAAAAACAAGCCTTGCTGCAACAGGCCAAAGTACTGGTAATAGGCGCTGGCGGACTCGGTGTACCGGTATTGCAATACCTGACGGCCATGGGCGTAGGTACGATTGGCATTGTGGAACATGACACCGTGAGCATTACCAACCTGCAGCGACAGGTATTATATACGACTGCCGATGAAGGAAAACCGAAAGTGCAATTAGCCGCTCAAAGGCTGCAGCAGCTGAATCCCGAAGTACAACACCGCATACATGATACCTGGATCACGCCGGAAAATGCCGTGGACCTTATTCGTGCCTACGATGTGGTGGTGGATTGCTCTGATAACTTCGGTACCCGTTACCTCGTCAATGATGCCGCTGTTATTGCCGGCAAACCACTGGTATACGGCGCCATCTACAAATATGAAGGACAGGTAAGCGTATTCAATTACCAGGAAGGTGCCACCTATCGTTGTTTGTTTCCGGAAGCACCGGAAAGCGGAGAGATGCTGAACTGCAGTGAAATAGGCGTGTTGGGCGTATTACCTGGCATTATTGGTGCTTACCAGGCCAATGAAACGGTGAAGGTGATCACCGGTATCGGTACGCCGCTTAGCAACCAATTGCTGACGATTGACACTTTACATAACACGCATCAGGTATTTCAGATTATACCGGTAGCTGCCAACCGGCAGTTAACGTCGTTACAACCACAGTATGAACAGCCCGTGTGTGCAGTAGCCGGCCTGCAATCCTTATCTGTTCAGCAGTTGCACAAATGGCTGCAGAAAAATAATGGTCTGCAGTTGCTGGATGTGCGGGAGGACGAGGAATGGGACATCTGTCATATTCCCCAGGCGCAGCATATTCCGATGTCGCAGGTATTGCAGCAGTTAACCGCCTTACGGCCGGAAGCCCCGCTGGCAGTGCTTTGCCATCATGGTATGCGTAGCCGTGCCGTAGGATTGCGATTGGTGGAGCTGGGCTTTAAAGCCGTGTACAATGTAGAAGGTGGTATTCATGCGTGGGCTGTTGCCATCGATCGCCAGATGCAAACCTATTAA
- a CDS encoding DUF7009 family protein: protein MKIRLRDNSIRYRLDKTDIEQLQATGKTTSDTKIGTGALHFCIRGKTVTAPLIKMEPDGIHLVLPLSQLDAWYVPDQVGFELVFPNPDGSQLKVLVEKDFKCLSPREEDDSQAFDNPMNGKNC from the coding sequence ATGAAGATCAGGCTCAGGGACAACAGCATACGGTACCGGCTGGACAAAACGGATATAGAACAGTTACAGGCAACCGGTAAAACCACTTCCGATACAAAGATAGGTACGGGTGCCCTCCACTTCTGTATACGCGGAAAAACAGTCACAGCGCCGCTTATTAAAATGGAACCGGATGGCATTCATCTGGTATTGCCACTGTCCCAACTCGATGCCTGGTATGTACCGGACCAGGTAGGATTTGAACTCGTATTTCCCAATCCGGACGGCTCCCAGCTAAAAGTACTGGTGGAAAAGGATTTCAAATGCCTGTCGCCCCGTGAGGAAGACGACAGCCAGGCATTTGACAACCCTATGAATGGTAAAAATTGTTAA
- a CDS encoding molybdopterin molybdotransferase MoeA: MMLSVAAAFTAVMQTVRDTDVETISFEMATGRVLREPVAADRPFPPFNRIAMDGIAVNYDSFARGQHIFGVEDIQAAGTPQLQLSNTANCIEVMTGAILPEMTDTVIPYEQLTIAEHDGFRRFTIVGTVKKGQHIHTEGSDVAAGAVLLQPGTLLGPAEAGVLASVGKTTVQVSRLPRVVVMATGNELVPVGAMPEPHQIRMSNVYSLVAALQQLGLPVRYIHLPDDKEAMEEQLRPLLYETDVWISSGAVSAGKYDYLPAVLQQLGMQTIFHKVQQRPGKPFLFGAFENGPVVFALPGNPVSGFMCFYRYVQPWLQAAMGLTASAPAYAVLGAAVSFEPALEYYLPVKLTASPDGSLVALPQPYHGSGDLASLLQADGFLALPADTAQFQEGNVYPLWRFR, from the coding sequence ATGATGTTGAGTGTAGCTGCTGCGTTTACTGCCGTGATGCAAACGGTGCGCGATACAGATGTAGAAACCATTTCGTTTGAGATGGCCACCGGCCGTGTTTTACGGGAGCCGGTAGCTGCAGACCGCCCGTTTCCGCCATTTAACCGGATTGCGATGGATGGCATTGCGGTGAATTACGACAGCTTCGCCCGTGGGCAGCACATTTTTGGTGTGGAAGATATACAGGCTGCCGGTACGCCCCAGTTACAGCTGTCGAATACCGCTAATTGTATAGAAGTGATGACCGGCGCAATATTGCCGGAAATGACGGATACCGTGATCCCCTATGAACAGCTGACCATTGCTGAGCATGATGGATTCCGCCGTTTTACCATAGTGGGAACTGTGAAAAAAGGACAACATATTCATACCGAAGGGTCGGATGTAGCAGCCGGCGCTGTACTGCTCCAACCCGGTACCCTGCTGGGGCCTGCAGAAGCAGGTGTACTGGCCAGTGTAGGTAAAACAACGGTACAGGTAAGCCGGTTGCCCCGGGTAGTGGTGATGGCTACAGGCAATGAACTGGTACCGGTAGGTGCCATGCCGGAGCCCCACCAGATACGGATGTCTAATGTATACAGCCTGGTAGCTGCTTTACAACAGCTGGGCCTGCCGGTACGTTATATACACTTGCCGGATGATAAGGAGGCGATGGAAGAACAACTACGGCCACTACTATACGAAACAGATGTATGGATTAGCTCGGGAGCTGTGTCTGCAGGAAAGTATGATTATTTGCCGGCAGTATTACAGCAGTTGGGCATGCAAACCATCTTTCATAAAGTACAGCAACGGCCGGGTAAACCTTTCCTGTTTGGTGCCTTTGAAAATGGCCCGGTGGTATTTGCGCTGCCTGGTAATCCGGTATCCGGATTTATGTGTTTTTACCGGTATGTACAACCCTGGCTGCAGGCGGCCATGGGATTGACAGCCAGCGCTCCGGCATATGCCGTACTGGGAGCAGCGGTCTCCTTTGAACCTGCCCTGGAATATTACCTGCCGGTGAAGCTGACGGCTTCGCCCGATGGTTCACTGGTAGCACTGCCACAGCCCTATCATGGTTCCGGGGATCTGGCCAGCCTCCTGCAGGCCGATGGATTCCTGGCCTTACCGGCAGATACGGCCCAGTTTCAGGAAGGGAATGTCTATCCCTTATGGCGGTTCCGTTAA
- the moaC gene encoding cyclic pyranopterin monophosphate synthase MoaC yields MPNQSSSGFSHLNADGQPSMVDISDKNDTHRIAIAESRIYLPDIIREQFRDNDIQTRKGSVFQTAVIAGIMAVKKTPELIPLCHTLLLDNCDVQIHLEGTEAIIRCTVKTTGKTGVEMEALTGASIAALTIYDMCKAFSQEMIIRETKLISKTGGKNDYTR; encoded by the coding sequence ATGCCCAATCAATCAAGCAGCGGATTTTCACATCTCAATGCAGATGGTCAGCCGTCGATGGTAGACATCAGTGATAAAAATGATACACATCGTATAGCCATCGCCGAGAGTCGTATCTATCTGCCGGATATTATCCGGGAACAATTCCGCGACAACGACATTCAAACCCGCAAGGGCAGCGTATTCCAGACAGCCGTTATTGCCGGCATCATGGCCGTAAAAAAAACACCGGAGCTGATTCCGCTTTGTCATACCCTGCTGCTGGATAACTGTGATGTACAGATACACCTGGAAGGAACAGAAGCCATTATACGCTGTACCGTTAAAACCACCGGTAAAACAGGCGTGGAAATGGAAGCCTTGACAGGCGCCAGTATTGCGGCACTCACCATCTACGATATGTGTAAAGCTTTTTCCCAGGAGATGATTATCCGGGAGACAAAACTCATCAGTAAAACAGGCGGTAAAAATGACTACACCCGATAA
- a CDS encoding NAD+ synthase produces the protein MKIILAQQNYHIGNFEQNTAKIIEGIKAAEAQGADLVVFSELCVCGYPPRDFLEFEDFIVQSYRAIDAIKAHTQQIAVLVGAPARNPQREGKDLFNAAWFLHEGAVKQIVHKTLLPTYDVFDEYRYFEPSYEWQVIPFKGKKLAVTICEDIWNLGDNPLYRVCPMDLLMAQEPDVMINLSASPFDYDHDEDRKEIIRANVLKYKLPMYYCNTVGSQTEIVFDGGSLIYDAAGNIVKELPYFEEAMGGADLETLTGSHLAPVQPAVFTPLTELVFDHNTDRIYDALVMGIRDYFGKMGFKKAILGSSGGIDSAVTLAIACDALGKDNVRAVLMPSPYSTEHSVDDAVALSKNLDNPYDIIRINDIYESFLTTLEPYFKGLPFNVAEENTQSRIRGNLLMGLSNKFGYILLNTSNKSELSTGYGTLYGDMAGGLSVLGDVYKMQVYALARYINRDREIIPVNIIEKEPSAELRPDQKDSDSLPDYAILDRILYQYIERRQGPREIVAMGFDPALISRALKMVNTNEYKRNQFCPIIRVSSKAFGVGRRVPIVGKYLS, from the coding sequence ATGAAGATTATACTGGCACAGCAGAATTATCATATAGGCAACTTTGAACAGAATACAGCCAAGATTATTGAGGGCATTAAAGCGGCAGAAGCCCAGGGTGCAGACCTGGTGGTATTTTCTGAACTGTGTGTATGCGGCTATCCGCCCCGTGACTTCCTGGAGTTTGAAGATTTCATTGTACAGAGCTATCGGGCAATTGATGCCATCAAAGCGCATACACAGCAGATAGCCGTACTGGTAGGCGCCCCTGCCCGCAATCCGCAGCGGGAAGGAAAAGACCTGTTTAATGCCGCCTGGTTCCTGCATGAAGGAGCTGTAAAACAGATTGTGCATAAAACGCTGCTGCCTACCTACGATGTATTTGATGAATACCGTTATTTTGAACCTTCCTACGAATGGCAGGTGATTCCTTTCAAAGGGAAAAAACTGGCGGTCACCATCTGTGAAGATATCTGGAACCTCGGCGATAACCCGTTGTACCGGGTATGTCCCATGGACCTGCTGATGGCGCAGGAGCCGGATGTAATGATCAACCTGTCTGCTTCTCCCTTTGATTATGATCATGACGAAGACAGAAAAGAAATTATCCGCGCCAATGTGCTGAAATATAAATTACCCATGTATTACTGCAATACTGTGGGTTCCCAGACTGAAATCGTATTTGATGGCGGTTCCCTGATTTATGATGCAGCAGGAAATATTGTAAAAGAACTGCCTTACTTTGAAGAAGCCATGGGCGGTGCAGACCTGGAAACACTCACGGGCAGCCACCTGGCGCCAGTGCAGCCGGCAGTTTTTACGCCGCTGACCGAACTGGTGTTCGACCACAATACCGATCGTATCTATGATGCACTGGTAATGGGTATCCGGGATTATTTCGGGAAGATGGGCTTTAAAAAAGCCATCCTGGGTTCTTCCGGTGGAATCGACAGCGCAGTGACCCTGGCTATTGCCTGCGATGCACTGGGGAAAGATAATGTACGGGCGGTACTCATGCCTTCTCCCTACTCTACAGAACATTCTGTGGATGATGCTGTGGCTTTATCCAAAAACCTGGATAATCCCTATGATATTATCCGCATCAATGATATTTATGAAAGCTTCCTCACCACGCTGGAGCCTTATTTCAAAGGCTTGCCATTTAATGTGGCGGAAGAAAATACCCAATCCCGCATCCGGGGGAACCTGCTGATGGGATTGTCCAATAAATTTGGCTATATTTTACTGAACACTTCCAATAAAAGTGAACTGTCTACCGGTTATGGTACCCTTTATGGCGATATGGCCGGCGGTTTATCTGTATTGGGAGATGTATATAAGATGCAGGTATATGCCCTGGCGCGTTATATTAACCGCGACCGGGAAATTATTCCGGTGAATATCATTGAGAAGGAACCTTCTGCAGAACTGCGGCCGGATCAGAAAGACAGCGACAGCCTGCCTGATTATGCCATCCTCGACCGGATTTTGTATCAGTACATAGAACGCCGTCAGGGACCACGGGAGATTGTTGCAATGGGCTTTGACCCGGCTTTAATTTCGCGGGCCTTAAAGATGGTGAACACCAATGAATACAAACGTAATCAGTTCTGCCCGATTATCAGAGTATCTTCCAAGGCCTTTGGTGTGGGTCGCAGGGTACCGATAGTAGGGAAATACCTTAGCTAA
- a CDS encoding sulfite exporter TauE/SafE family protein — protein MITELCILFFVVALLYAAAGFGGGSSYLALMALWQVDFQLMKSTALLCNIAVVVGGVYHFYRSGHLPLRKAWQLSLVSVPLAFAGSYLPLKQATFFLLLGIALTIAAVCMCYRLFFEGKEAPEPVQRGNGKVYGLIGGAIGLLSGMTGIGGGIYLSPVLRLGRYDTAKNIAGLSSFFILVNSVAGLLGQAAKQAIVFDMAFAGPLLIAVIAGGQIGARMSAQVLSPRWVAGATAVLILYAGVRMLLQ, from the coding sequence GTGATTACAGAACTATGTATCCTCTTTTTCGTGGTAGCCTTGTTGTATGCAGCGGCCGGTTTTGGCGGCGGCTCCAGCTACCTGGCTTTGATGGCCCTCTGGCAGGTTGATTTTCAGCTGATGAAATCCACCGCTTTGCTGTGCAACATTGCCGTGGTAGTAGGCGGAGTGTATCACTTCTATCGTAGTGGGCATCTGCCGCTGCGAAAGGCGTGGCAGTTATCGCTGGTCAGTGTGCCGCTGGCTTTTGCAGGTAGCTATCTGCCCTTGAAGCAGGCTACCTTTTTCCTGTTGCTGGGCATTGCATTAACCATTGCAGCAGTGTGTATGTGTTACCGCTTGTTTTTTGAAGGAAAGGAAGCACCGGAACCGGTGCAACGGGGTAATGGTAAAGTGTATGGTCTCATTGGCGGCGCCATTGGGCTATTGTCGGGCATGACGGGCATTGGCGGCGGTATTTATTTGTCGCCGGTATTGCGTTTGGGCAGATATGATACGGCGAAGAATATCGCCGGACTGAGTAGCTTTTTTATACTGGTGAATTCGGTGGCTGGTTTGCTGGGGCAGGCAGCCAAACAGGCGATTGTATTTGATATGGCCTTTGCCGGCCCATTGCTGATAGCGGTAATTGCGGGCGGGCAGATAGGCGCCCGGATGAGTGCACAGGTATTATCGCCCAGATGGGTAGCCGGCGCTACGGCCGTGCTGATTTTATATGCGGGTGTACGGATGCTGCTACAATAG
- the moaA gene encoding GTP 3',8-cyclase MoaA: MVKIVKHMLTDAHHRIIDYVRLAVTDRCNLRCTYCMPENMHFVPSQALLSDSEILRLLQILAAAGISKVRITGGEPFLRPGLLALLEKITAIPGIQEIAITTNGVLTAPFIPALRALGITHINLSLDTLQAARFQQITRRNRFTAVMDTLHQLLQHELHTKINVVVMEGVNTDELLDFAALTREQPVSVRFIEEMPFNGQGHTFSGINWHYQRILEHIGNRYPLHKIPDAPHATALNYHIPGHRGNIGVIPAYSRTFCGTCNRIRISATGSMRTCLYGKDELHIKPLLQDTSNSALLLSAIEAAIQVRYANGFEAAQAYQEENRESMSVIGG, translated from the coding sequence ATGGTAAAAATTGTTAAGCACATGCTTACCGATGCACATCATCGTATAATCGATTACGTTAGACTGGCGGTAACAGACCGCTGCAATCTGCGATGCACTTATTGCATGCCGGAAAACATGCACTTTGTACCTTCACAGGCACTGCTGTCTGACAGTGAAATACTACGCCTGTTGCAGATACTGGCAGCCGCAGGTATTTCCAAAGTGCGGATCACCGGCGGAGAACCTTTTCTGCGGCCAGGCTTACTGGCTCTCCTCGAAAAAATAACTGCCATTCCAGGTATACAGGAAATAGCCATCACCACCAATGGGGTCTTAACCGCTCCTTTTATTCCGGCTTTACGCGCACTGGGTATCACACATATTAACCTGAGTCTGGATACCCTGCAGGCGGCACGCTTTCAGCAAATCACGCGTCGCAACCGGTTTACAGCCGTCATGGATACGCTGCATCAGCTATTGCAACACGAGCTGCACACAAAAATAAATGTGGTAGTGATGGAAGGCGTGAATACCGATGAGCTGCTCGATTTTGCAGCACTCACCCGGGAGCAGCCGGTATCGGTGCGGTTTATTGAAGAAATGCCTTTTAACGGTCAGGGACATACGTTTTCCGGTATCAACTGGCATTATCAACGAATACTGGAACATATCGGCAACCGGTATCCCCTGCATAAAATACCCGATGCCCCGCATGCTACGGCATTAAACTATCATATCCCTGGTCACCGGGGAAATATAGGCGTTATACCAGCCTATAGCCGCACTTTTTGCGGCACCTGCAATCGTATTCGTATATCCGCTACCGGTAGTATGAGAACCTGCCTGTATGGCAAAGATGAATTGCATATTAAACCGCTGCTGCAGGATACCTCCAACAGCGCCTTGTTATTATCCGCCATAGAGGCGGCCATACAAGTTCGTTATGCCAACGGCTTTGAAGCAGCACAGGCTTATCAGGAAGAAAACAGGGAAAGCATGTCTGTGATTGGTGGATAA
- the serS gene encoding serine--tRNA ligase, with amino-acid sequence MLQVPFIRQNKELVLERLAFKHFKELELVDKVLELDDERKRLTLEYDETQAQVNSLSKEIGKLMGQGKKEEAEQQRAAVAALKDRLGPVNTQLNATEEALTDTLLKLPNLPAATVPPGKTPEENVEVRGGGKIPELYDGAVPHWDLAKQYDLIDFELGNKITGSGFPVFKNKGARLQRALIQYFLDYNTSKGYTEYAPPYLVNEASARGTGQLPDKEGQMYHVKEENYFLIPTAEVPVTNIYRDEIVKDTDLPIRMTAYTPCFRREAGSYGKDVRGLNRVHQFDKVELVQLVHPDKSYEVLEEMVAHVETLLNDLQLPYRILRLCAGDMSFTGALTYDFEVYSAAQQKWLEVSSVTNFEAYQTNRMKIRFKENNGKPQLVHSLNGSSLALPRIMACLLENNQTAEGIQIPTVLQPYFGHHMI; translated from the coding sequence ATGTTACAAGTACCGTTTATACGTCAAAATAAAGAATTAGTATTGGAACGCCTGGCCTTTAAACACTTTAAAGAGCTGGAACTGGTAGATAAAGTGCTGGAGCTGGATGATGAACGTAAAAGACTTACCCTGGAATACGATGAAACCCAGGCGCAGGTAAACAGCCTGTCCAAAGAAATCGGTAAGCTGATGGGCCAGGGCAAAAAAGAAGAAGCGGAGCAGCAACGTGCGGCCGTAGCGGCACTGAAAGACCGTTTAGGTCCGGTAAATACGCAGCTCAACGCGACGGAAGAAGCCCTGACAGATACCCTGTTGAAACTGCCTAACCTGCCTGCAGCCACAGTACCTCCCGGTAAAACACCGGAAGAGAATGTGGAAGTGCGCGGCGGCGGCAAGATCCCTGAATTGTACGATGGAGCGGTACCTCACTGGGACCTCGCCAAACAGTACGACCTGATTGACTTTGAGTTGGGTAATAAAATCACCGGCAGTGGTTTCCCGGTATTCAAAAATAAAGGCGCCCGTTTACAGCGCGCCCTGATCCAGTATTTCCTGGACTACAATACCAGCAAAGGTTATACGGAATATGCACCACCTTACCTGGTGAATGAAGCGTCTGCCCGTGGTACCGGTCAGTTGCCGGATAAAGAAGGTCAGATGTATCACGTGAAGGAAGAAAACTACTTCCTCATTCCTACAGCTGAAGTACCGGTGACCAACATTTACCGCGATGAAATCGTAAAAGATACCGACCTGCCTATCAGAATGACGGCCTATACGCCATGTTTCCGCCGGGAAGCCGGATCTTACGGTAAAGATGTACGTGGTTTGAACCGGGTACACCAGTTCGATAAAGTAGAGCTGGTACAGCTGGTACATCCGGATAAATCCTACGAAGTGCTGGAAGAAATGGTAGCGCATGTGGAAACACTGCTGAACGACCTGCAACTGCCCTATCGTATTCTGCGTTTATGCGCCGGCGATATGAGCTTTACCGGTGCACTGACCTACGACTTTGAAGTGTATAGCGCCGCACAGCAGAAATGGCTGGAAGTAAGCTCCGTGACCAACTTTGAAGCTTACCAGACCAACCGCATGAAAATACGTTTCAAAGAAAATAATGGTAAACCACAGCTGGTACATTCCCTGAATGGCAGCTCCCTGGCATTACCGCGTATTATGGCTTGTCTGCTGGAAAATAACCAGACCGCGGAAGGTATCCAGATACCTACGGTACTGCAGCCTTATTTCGGACATCATATGATCTAA
- a CDS encoding molybdenum cofactor biosynthesis protein MoaE translates to MDVLIQISALITVQEALDFIQTPACGGEVIFVGTVRNLTGARAVTRLFYECYEKMALAEMHKIAGRVQEQWDIKKLAMLHAIGDKYPGEVAVVIAVASAHRGIAFDACEFAIDTLKETVPIWKKEFFADGTVI, encoded by the coding sequence ATGGATGTATTAATACAAATCAGCGCGCTGATCACTGTGCAGGAAGCGCTGGACTTTATTCAAACGCCCGCCTGCGGCGGAGAAGTGATTTTTGTGGGAACAGTGCGTAACCTTACGGGAGCAAGGGCCGTCACCAGGTTGTTTTATGAGTGTTATGAAAAGATGGCGCTGGCAGAAATGCATAAAATAGCCGGTAGGGTGCAGGAACAATGGGACATCAAAAAACTGGCGATGTTACATGCCATCGGTGATAAATATCCCGGCGAGGTGGCCGTGGTGATTGCGGTAGCCAGTGCGCACCGGGGCATTGCATTTGATGCCTGTGAATTTGCCATCGATACATTAAAGGAAACGGTACCTATCTGGAAGAAAGAATTTTTTGCAGATGGAACGGTGATATAG
- a CDS encoding GNAT family N-acetyltransferase produces MRDQQSKYHLPNGDELIIRIPDITDAPAFLANFQQLTKETDQLLLTHAESLDLDVKSEREFIASYLDDPDRLLLVAEVNGKIIGSVNFTHTGHTKKAHTGEMGIAIEKPWHNLGIGRRLITILIRWAEAHPYLEIVFLQVYASNEKALQLYRNFGFQECGRLPQGIMLRPGVYTDLITMYRRIRP; encoded by the coding sequence ATGCGTGATCAACAATCAAAATACCACCTGCCCAACGGGGATGAACTGATTATCCGGATACCTGACATAACGGATGCTCCAGCCTTCCTGGCCAACTTTCAACAACTTACCAAAGAAACCGATCAGCTATTATTAACCCATGCTGAATCCCTCGACCTTGATGTGAAATCCGAGCGGGAATTTATTGCCTCTTATCTCGATGATCCCGACCGTCTGTTGTTGGTGGCGGAGGTAAATGGGAAAATCATCGGCTCTGTTAACTTCACGCATACCGGCCATACGAAAAAGGCACATACAGGCGAAATGGGTATTGCCATTGAAAAACCATGGCATAACCTGGGTATCGGGCGGCGCCTGATCACCATCCTGATCCGCTGGGCGGAAGCGCATCCCTATCTGGAAATCGTGTTCCTGCAGGTATATGCTTCCAACGAAAAGGCCCTGCAGCTTTACCGCAACTTCGGCTTCCAGGAATGTGGCCGCCTGCCACAGGGCATCATGCTGCGCCCTGGTGTATATACCGATCTTATAACCATGTACCGCCGTATCAGACCCTGA
- the moaD gene encoding molybdopterin converting factor subunit 1: MHVLLFGVVKDTAGVPVLTVPEELQDVAALKAWLYATYPSLQQLKSLMIAINSTYATDDQLLDATAEIAVIPPVSGG; this comes from the coding sequence ATGCATGTATTGTTGTTTGGTGTGGTAAAGGATACGGCAGGGGTGCCGGTGCTGACAGTGCCGGAGGAGCTGCAGGACGTAGCTGCGTTGAAAGCATGGCTGTATGCTACCTATCCTTCCCTGCAGCAGTTGAAATCATTGATGATTGCCATTAACAGCACCTACGCTACAGACGATCAGTTGCTGGATGCGACCGCCGAAATCGCCGTTATTCCACCGGTGAGCGGTGGATAA
- a CDS encoding NTP transferase domain-containing protein: MTTPDNTSPLKGLILCGGYSTRMQEDKSQIAYHGMPQWQYVQTLLADLVTEVFISCRPEQAIHFSTAALITDQVTCGGPAAGLLSAHLLQPATAWLVVACDLPFVSRQSLSLLYTARNPAKAATAFISPFNQHPEPLLAIWEPAGLTALQQQVLTGKICPRKTLLNSDIALLENPYVAEQFNANTPDDKAFAMKKG; encoded by the coding sequence ATGACTACACCCGATAATACGTCTCCACTGAAAGGCCTGATCTTATGCGGTGGCTACAGTACCCGCATGCAGGAAGATAAAAGCCAGATCGCCTATCATGGTATGCCGCAATGGCAATACGTGCAGACTTTATTAGCAGATCTGGTAACCGAAGTATTTATTTCCTGCAGACCGGAACAGGCCATTCATTTTTCCACGGCGGCACTTATTACTGATCAGGTGACCTGTGGCGGCCCTGCAGCGGGGTTACTGAGCGCGCATTTGTTACAGCCGGCTACAGCCTGGCTGGTCGTTGCGTGCGATCTGCCGTTCGTCAGCCGTCAAAGCCTGTCGTTGCTGTATACCGCAAGAAATCCTGCCAAAGCCGCTACCGCTTTCATCAGTCCTTTCAACCAGCACCCCGAGCCACTGCTGGCCATCTGGGAGCCAGCCGGCCTTACCGCCCTGCAGCAACAGGTGTTAACCGGAAAAATATGTCCGCGTAAAACGTTGTTGAACAGCGATATTGCCTTATTGGAAAATCCTTATGTGGCGGAGCAGTTCAATGCCAATACCCCCGACGACAAAGCCTTTGCGATGAAAAAAGGGTAG